In Melanotaenia boesemani isolate fMelBoe1 chromosome 5, fMelBoe1.pri, whole genome shotgun sequence, the DNA window tgtggtgttggtctgtctgtctgtctgttcaCAACAAAACATGATATTTTCAGTAAATCTTATAGGCTACATGAAATAAGGAACAATTGAtcagattttgggggtgatctggatcaccgccTGCTTTTTAGTACAAACAACgcttagaaatgttttttaatctacTTGTTGGTAAACACAAGACATTCAACATATCAGACAAGAAGAAATCAATGATTTATTTCATAGTAAATGAAGCTGTGCTGTAAAGTAAGGGGTAAAAAGCAGGCAAGGACAGAACTTCCACCAGTTTTATTGCAAATTACTCATGAATATTACCAAACACAACATTTCTGACACAGGGATACATTCTCTGAGGTCCCAAGATGCTCCTACACACCAAGAACATGTATTTGAACCTTAATATTGTGGAGCaattctttatttactttatttaagtcattttattttcttctgtttgtttatttttgttttgttctgaaagTATGACCAGGGTTTGAGGTGCTGAGGTTTAttcagaatattaaaaaaaataacacattctCCTTGTTTACATCTATTTTGTAGTTAACCTCTAAAAACCTGTTTCTTTatcaacttttatttttccgATGCTGCATTTTCTTAAAGTGTCCTATATGCAAAATGCACAAAACTGAACACACCTCATTGCACCTGGCCAAAGAACAATCTTTCATTTACCGACCAAAACCCAGATGATTAAATATTAACTTAGTTACTGTTTTCTGTGGTGTGGTAAATCCTGGTTTGAAATCACCTGGTTGTAGCTTCGTATGGTTTCTCTTTGTTCAGAATCGTGACTGTTTCCTACAGCGAGGTAAAAGGCTCAAAACTTACAATTAAGAAAATCTACAGAGGATGGTGAGTAAACATTTTAAGTttcatttaaaactgaacaaacaaactgaactgaactgaacaaaataataatggaaGTAAAATCTGTTTATAGATGCATGAAAAGTGACCAAGAATCAAAGTTCACACAGTTTTATCTGAGAACTTTGATCACACTCACCGACACCAGAGTCGCTGATCACCTGAGGAggtatttgatttttttaatctttttttctattcatggtttctgtgtttttaactcATTATAACAACAAGATGAATAATAAGTTAAACACAGTTGCTGGTACACCACATTTGAGTCTTGTGTTAACTGTAAAAGCTGTGATGGTTAAATGTGTAAACCAAATACAGATTACCACTAGTATTGCATTAACTATCACATTTTGCTACTAAGAACTTTATATTGTTTGTTATTCTGACTTTATTAAACCGTTTTACGTTAAGACTGTGGCTAATTTAACTAAAATAAACCCactatatttaaatttttgtcattttgccTGTTAATCCTTTTCTAACCTAAAATTACATTTGGTTGCTGCTTTATTTCAACAtgcaattattattaatattattatttttataatgaaatgtatttattgtgttgattgagttagttagttagttagttataAAAGGTGaagaaaattttttaaaataaaatcagaagtgCAAGAAACATTTTTGCATATCAGAAGCAGAAGTTGCTAGATGTTTTCTTAAGAGGCTGAATaagaattattttcttttttatgatcATTCCCaattgtgtattttgtcataatTCGAAATTATgtaaaactttatatatatatatatatatatatatatatatataatttttcatGCATGAAACATTTCTATATGCTACTGCTTaagggaagaaaaaacatttactttctttttgcaGTTATCTAAATTCTACACTTTGTCTGTGAATGTTTAGCCTTCCAAGATGGCTCAGGTTCCAGAGAGATCATCTTTAAAATCTTTGCTCAGAaggattttggttttaaagCACATGTTGggtttccttctcctcacacacTCTTGTGAAGGTAACTTCCACACAAGACTGATGGTTGAAGTATGAAGCATCATTAGTCATTATTAAACACCTGcatttcttattaaatttaaCATACTCGCCTGTTTCTTCAGGTCAGTTGCAGAAGCCCATCTCCTCCTCAGCAGTTACAGCAATGGTTGGTGGTGACGTTGTTTTACCGTGCCACCTGAAACATCCCACTGATACTGGCCAGGTGACAGTAGAGTGGAGGAGACCTGACCTGACACCCagatttgtgtatgtgtggcaCAATATGAAGGAATATCTGTCTGACCAGAACACAGCCTTCAAGGGAAGAACATCGCTGTCTATCGACAAGATGAAGCAGGGGGATGTTTCACTGAAACTCTCTGACCTGAGATACTCTGATAATGGAAGATACAGATGCTACatttcaaatgagagaagaGAAAACTTTGTCGATCTTATTGTTGGTAagtaaatatgataaataaagcttttaacATGCGGGGGGGTTGGGTGATCAGTGGgcagagagtgggcgggtccggacacacaggcagaaatgattgacagacagcagctcagctcactggcaagatgcaaagcaagattcacatagcacctacgccacagagcggtctttaaggtggaagacttttccccttcTGAATCTCCTGtgttacacatgaacaaggtggtcctgaaccgtttCAGTCTGAGCCATTAGCACTGTTGCGCTgtcctgtcagcagctccagcagctctggaaagctgtggagactcgcagcaggttgtggcagctgcaggaagttgctgctgctacgatttgagctgctgtctgtcaccagatgaggatcagcatgTAAAggtctggtgttacttttacacccctcaaaagcacaaatccgtcccattgcaggaacatttcatcagaaactctatgaaagaaaagaagtctgaaactagcaaatctacatcAGATaagttggtgggcgtggttttctgtACCTGCTAGGCGAGGACCAAGAGGTAACCGCCGCcgataaaatgtgaagcctatgcggaagtgcaaaaaatggccccCTCATCCGCTaagggctggctccaaaacagagcaaatccccatagacccccatgttaaaaagaccaactttacagcagaaataaacatgtttaaaacctggtacaaaaatccatcttAGGATTAATAcatcaagtttaccttcatgacaactatGTGGGGGGTGAATTTATTTCTAACTCattcatttggatgttattttatcttgaaatttggcataattaggggcgtgtcctcttgattgacatgtatccaatatccgtggcAAGAAgagagagtgtagcacaaatgcagtttttggctggctaacagcgtgccttagctttagcccacctacctcggTTAGCCGGTTAGCGACTGTTATCTTTGGGTTtcctcggttagctcttagctacaggccgctcagagtttgatgggtgtcattcatccacccccaccttcacagtccccctctcagctccacctctttgcccatttttggaatTTCCGGGAATGATGGCACACGTGACCGTCCAATGGGCTTCAATttagctcttcagaaacctacgggtgacgtcatggaggctctgtccatctttcatATACAGTCTATGGCAAGGACCCATCTGTTTCCagctgtgggtttttttttaattttctcgtGACATcgataacctctctatgtcatgaaaaacataacctgtttttaccctgtagagggcgttatgagccatttttttacgcacaaaattctgtttttgagataaatttgaaaaaaaaattagattttattaacagtatatgtagttttcatcacaattaagccAATACTGATATTGTGttttttacagctgaaaaaacacatttttggatgcactacccctttaatgtgattaaattgttttctttgaATACTGtaactgattatttatttttaggtcCAAGCTGCTTTTCAAATGTCTTCCATTTTCAGATTGGAGCATGAATATGATATGATTTCGGTGTATTTTAAGCATTAAAGGGGTCTTCCAAAGATCTATCAGACCACCCTGCAAGTTGAAACATGACACTAAAGGGGAACCCTTGGTGCTAAAATGTTGGGGATCCTGACGAAGTGCCCACATGtaataaactggaaaaaagaaTTGGCCTCATTCATCAAACATTTGTTCTGAAATCCTAATGACAAACATTTTATGACAATCTTGGATGTGTTCTTAGTTAAGAACAAATTCTATGAACAATCAAGAGTTCTACAAAGATCCGAGTGTTGATCAGCGTTAATGTTATTTCCTGCTGTTCAGTTTATTAAATTACAATAATGAAGCTAAagtaatgtttttgtcagatttataACATACTTCCTAACACCATCAGTGCAAAAGACTGATGAGATCCATTTCTTCATGATGAGCAAGCAATGAGCAAGACAACCCCTATAAAGGAATGGTCCTGCAAAATGGTGGCCACAGATTGTCCAGGGCTTGACTGATCCAGGTCTGTGAGGGGATCCCTCAGGAAAACATCCCTGGTCTCATCAGGAGTCCAGATTTTGTAGGGAGTTCATACAGGCaggtggaggccacacacactactgaacctCATTCTGAATGGTCTTTAGCAATTTCCACAGAAGTTGGTTCAGCCTGCGATGTAATCGTTCCACTTTTATTCTGAGTATTATCTTGAATCCATGGGTTCAtactttgatttctttttatttaatggtcCAGTAAATCAAAAGTAATACTTTTGATTACATGTACAAACTTTGCAATTATTTCTAACAAAGTTAGCACctaaacatgaagaaaatcTAGCTTCACTGCACAactttcttaatatttttttgtttttatttatccttttctCACTGTTGTCTTAATTTATTTGCACATGGACATAAGTCATGCccttttatgggcattttttgGGCGTTTACCTACAGCCAGCACATGCGCTAGTACGGCAAGCTGCTCCGTCCTTTCAGTTCACAAGAGATTGGCATTTACTAAACTATGAAGAAAGGTGTAAACAATTCCACAGTCTATGAACTTGCTCGTGAATCTGACCGAGCgttttcaataaaatatttgcaacttCAGAATAGATTTAAGAAAATTGGCGAGACGATATTGGTGACTGTAGCCCGATGTATTTTAGTTTCGCAACAGATATACACCAAGTATTTATGGTGAAGAGAATGCTAGCTCCTCGTTTTCAGTCATTTGCTGTGTTTCCCATTTCATGGTAAGACAAATCTGAGATGAAAATATTGATTcacattaaatttaaagacagaaaagttgATGCTGTCCATCCTCATCAGAAACAGTGATGGTTTCTCACAGAAATGTAGAAAGTTAATTTATACATGAGGTTTATTCACTTTACAACAAGGGTCCCTTTAAGATAGATTAATTAACTAAAGAGATTTGTTAAAGCTGAACATAATGTGTCAAAGCTCTCCTCTGTTTGTCCACCAGGAGCTGCCTCCTCACCTGGAATCAGCTTGGCTGGACTTgatcaaagcagcagcagagtggTGTTACAGTGCCAGTCTGCAGGCTGGAATCCAGAACCTGAGCTGTTCTGGCTGGACGACGAGGAAAACCTCCTCTCTGCTGGTCCTGCAGAGACAGTCAGAGGTCCTGATGGTCTCTTTACTGTCAGCAGCAGAGTGACTGTGGAGAAGAGACACAACAACAGCTTCATGTGTAGAGTCCAACAGAAGAACATCAACCAGACCAGAGAGACACACATTCATGTTCCAGGTAGGAAAACTGTCCTTCTCATCATCCAACCACTGAGTTTCTGTGTTATTTaccagttttattattttatttcagatgaTTTCTTCTATGTCCCGTTTGACTGCACTGCTTCTATCAGCTTTAACGTGGTTTTCTGCATCCTGGCCGTTCTTGGTTTGGCCGCTTTTATCTGGAAACGGAGACAAAGCAGAAGCTGTAAGTTGAAATGGTTTAATGGTTTAACACTGAATCTCTGATATGATCTTTATTACATACTTATTACAGTAAATACACTAGACATAAAGTATTCATAATTGATTGATGAAATGACCCACACTtggtgaaatgtttgtttccacagtgaagaagaaacatgatgaaaatcGGCAGCTTTTGGaagaattaaacagaaaaaatttgGCTGAAAGCAGGTCTAAACTAGAGCAGGGTCTGAGAAGCCTGGAGCAGGCGCTCGATGCTCTGATggacaaaaaagaagaactgGAGAAGCAGAACAAGAAACTAACTGAACAAAGAAACCAGGCACAGAAAGATGCTGAAGAGAATGAGATGAAGGTTAAAGTCGTGGATGAtgaagtaaaacagaaagatggagataAAACAGTCAACAAAGCACAAGCATACTTAAAACTGAAAGACATCATGTATGATGCCAAATATAAACtagatgagaaaaagaaagatcagCAAGAGTTTTATATGAACACACAGAATCTAATTAAGAAGGCATGTGATGTGTATAACAGgatgactgaaatgaaaaaggaacTAGAGAGTGATgtggacaaaatgaaaaaacaaatggaggagatggagacaCCTTCAGAGAAAGACACAAAACcagtcatttaaataaagttcacttttataaaaaaaatatgtctttaaaatctttttccaGCATGAAATCCTTTTATCTTCTGATTATCTAGTTTAAGGATGTCCTAAGTTGATCCTCAaggcctgcaggttttggatgttttccttctgcagcacctgaatcagattgatGGGTCAACACTGGGCAgaacttaacaagctgttgTGGAGGAGAGATGTTTAATCTggatcaggtgtgctgcagcagggagccatctaaaacctgcagcataGTGGGGCTttaggaccagggttgggaatcactgttATACGGTACCTCATGAGAGAAAATGAAGGTGTTGGTTGCTGTAACCCACCCCCCCCAGAGAACAACTGTCTCATCAGTGAAGGTAAATTCAGAGAGAGATCAATTTAGTATTATTAAGATTTTTGGAACAGAAAGGAAATAAGAGGAGGTGGTGGTCCTTCGACCTGTCAAAGACTTCTGTTCTGACGACCGACTGGAAATTGAAATTGCACAAAGCGTTTGAGgtatttatattataatttttattattatatctgTGTAACCTACATacttttattcataataaaatacattgcTGCTTCACCTGTCAGTAATTATTAGAACTAATAAACACCTGTAGAGTGATATTCACGCTTGCTTTTTCAGGCTTCCTATTACACATTCAGTTCCATGTTTTAAGTGAATACACTTTTCCCAGACTGGATCCTCCTTTGGTCGTAAAATGATGACCAGATACGTGTCTGCTAAGGGGTTGAATGCTGCTGACGGCAGAGTGGGACGAATATTACGGAGCATTCATCAATCCTACCACATCTCGAGGCAGCaggtagaaaataaacagtGTTCGGTACCACTGatgtaaaaatgtagaaatatttagcctttcaataatttaaatcttttattttattttagggaGCCTGAAATCTAAACCCTGTTCCCTACAATGCAGAATACATGGGTCACAAGCTGCATGTTGATCAAAACGAAAAGCTGGTTATGGTTGGAGTGACCCATGTAATGGCAATTGATGGTTTCAGCAAGAAAGTGTTCAGTTATTCCACCATGCCGATAAAGAACAACCTCATCATACAGTATCATACAATATATGAGGACGTTTACaggtaaaatgtttaatgttggtTCACAGGATCCACAACTCTCAAAATGCACATTGATAAAACTAAGATATATGAAAAGTATTTcttaatcaaatcaaaccaTACATTCAGTTATTATCAGTTTAACTATTGCCTGTTAAGTTTGGATGAGGAGACTTATCTTTGAATGTCACTTTAAAATCCTCTAATCCCATCAACTGCTGTTTTCTATTTTACTGTTGTGTggtgcttttgtgtttttttagatCTGCTGTGCTCTCCTTTGGACTGTGGGACCAGATGAGAGTAGACTGTGGTAGAGTTTTATCTTTCCTTACTCATCCAGGAAATGCtgccagaacacacacacacaatcatcaAAGGTTGCCCTGTGTTCAGACACCATCTAAACAAGTAATATCAACTCTGTTTTTCAACCCCCAATTCAAATGTCTCATGCGAGTACATAAACTCAGTAAACTTGCTAAATCTTTCAATCTTTCACAGAACAATGCAATAGAGAGAATGTGGTCAGAGGTGAAGTTTGGTCCGTCTGGTGGACATGGATGAACTCAACATCCAGATATTGTGTGTCATATCTGACATGTCAGGTGGCAGGAATTGGCATTACTAATGTTGAGGCATGGAATGCACACAGGATCCCAGGtatgtgttttctttcataaatAAGAACAGATGTTCCCTTGTAAAAATGGGCTTGAATGTCAcgtaaaaaaaaggaaaaaaaaaagaaaaaaaaacacacattgtaAGAGGTACACatattataatttatatattCACAAATCTAATATTATTAGAAATATGTGGTTGTAAGGCAAATTAAATAAGTAGAGGATAAGGCAAATATCACTTCATGTACCTCATGAAAGGATATTTATCTATATGGACTTCAAAAGTCGATCATTGACGATCATTCTTCCATCCAGTATTTGATTGGTATAACTGGTAAAGTCACTGTCTAATCACTGAACAGTTCTAGCATCATGTCTGCCCTCAGTATAACTATGTATTATgcttattttcaacattttgagGTAATTAGAGTAACAATCAGCATGTAAAtatttgctttctgtttttaccaTTAAGCTGCCTTCACTGTCATGTGTTTGTAGGGAAAGGAATACCAAATGACCTGGCAAAGGAAGGGTGTCCTGCAAAAGTCCCCGAAGACTTTCTGCCtgttggagctgctgcagctgatctGTACCAGCAGGAAACTGGATCAGCTTTCAAAAGGCACTCAATTTTTGGATGTGATCCTTTCCGATCAGAAGACTGCAAACAACAGTCTGAAACTGAGTTTGCTTCTCACTTTGACTTAAAATCACTATATCAAAATGTGGTGCATCATAACTATGGACCTTTCCAAAAGGCTGTCAGATCTCTTATTCACACCACCAGGAAATATATTTGAACTGAGACCCCAGTGTTGCATATGCTTCGAATCAGTCGTCAATAGCAAAACTGTTCTGTTCACAAAAGTTTTATTAACTGTGAAAGCTGTTAAAGTGCAAAACACTTCACATAATTTCACTAAAACTATGTCACTGTTTTAGTCTAATAAACAATTTtcaagtaactttttttttacatatccaGCAAAACATATTCAGTTTGTGCTTTAAAGTGCAAAGTTGAACTGCAGTTCACcaagttttatatatatgtgtgtgtgtttgtgtgtgtgcatattttttATCCATGTAACTGTATCATAATGATGCTTCaacatacataaacaaaaacttatCTTGTTAGCTAACCACATGCAGCAAAAAGGgggataaataaaaaactaaatgttataCCACTGCTATATTTACATGACATTTTGTCATACAATGCAATTTTTAGGTCAGACATTCTCTGTAACGCCACAATAGTTTTAATAGTTTGCCATATTTgatcttatttaaaaaatgacatatATACTCCAATCTGAATAATAGTACTTGGCTATATAGCGATTTTTGTTTATGCTTTAATTGTTCAGCCTCACCTCAAACCCTTCTGTTAGCAGAAAACCAGGCCAGTCAGTGAACAGAGGGGGGGATACAGGCCATAAATGATGAAAACCAGTTATTATTATCTTCTTGTAGCGTGCGGTTTGGTTCAAATTCTGGCCAAGTTATACCTTTCTCTAAAttattgtgtgtgcatgtgtgtgagcaAGTGAGTGAGTCTGAAAATCAGAATATGTGATGTATGACAGTATGAGTGAGACTTAAAAATGAGAATCAGTGTGAGGTGTGCTGCTTGGCCTGCAGCCTCTAgtggttcctgtctccgagggggtctccaattgagacgctcctctccagcccatGGCTCCTTTCTGTCCATTGGTTCCTATCTCCGAGGTGTTCTGTGTTTGAGATGCTCCTCATCGCAGCTCTGAGGGGGTCTCAGGTTGAGACGCTCCTCACCAGCTTCTAGTTTCCGGCTGGAGGGGATCTCTGGTCAAGATGCTCCTCTTCTGTTGCCTGTGGTCCACCCTGCTGAGGAGATTACTCCTCTGCCGCTGCCTGTGGTCCGTGCCGGCATGGAGATTGTTTGTCCACTGCTGCCAGTGGTGTTCAAGGGGGTGGCTACTTCTCTGCTCCTCACATTCGAGCTCACCATGATGGACCTGTGAAAGAGCCCTGTGCAGCCTCCCGAGATCATGTTAACGTCTGCTTGTCTTCCTGATATTCCGTACCAGTCTGTCAGTCAGCGCACCTCCAAGAGAACCAACTCCTGTCAGCGCGCCTACGAGAGATTCAAGCCTAGCCTGCGCACCTCCAAAAGATTCAGTCTGAACATCCTCCAAAGATCCAGCTCCTATCTGTGCAACATTCTGGCCGTCCGTCAGAGTTCCAGTCTGCACGTCCCCCAGAGGTCCAGCTCCTGTTCGTGCAGCTCTCTGGCGGACTCGTGTCTGCTCGTCCTCAGGGTCTTCTTCCAGAGATCCGACTCAAGTCTGTTTGTCCTCCGGGTCTGCCTCCACAGATCtgacccatatatatatatatatatatatatctatatatatatatatatagatatatatatatatatatatatagatatatatatatatatatatatatatatatatatatatatatatatatagagatatatatatatatatatatatatctatatatatatagatatatgagGAGATCTGCATCGAGGAATGGGCCAAAATACCAGCAACAGTGTGTGAAAACCTTGTAAAGACTTACAGATAACGTTTGACCTCTGTCATTGCCAACCAAGGGTATATAAGTAATGAGATGAACTTTTGTTATTgaccaaatacttattttaccAAGGAATTTaccaattaattaattaaaaatcagacaatgtgattttctggattttttttctcattttgtctctCAGTTAAATTACAGGcctctctcatctttttaagtgggaCAACTTGCACAATTTGcactaaatactttttttttgcctctctctctctctctgtatatatatatatatatatatatatatatatatatatatatatatatatatatgataatttcctttttaaaacttcTACAGATCACCCTaaattgtgagtttttctgcatcaccaGTGGGCAGTGATCTGGTTGGACCAGTGTACATATAATAACAGATTGTGTtgcttcctctgcctcctttgTGTAAAACGTGCACACTTAGACCTCACATGGCTGTTCTTTAACATTAGCTACTAGACTTACTATAGACGTCCTCAGTCCGTGTGTTATGACCCGACTCTGGGGCATGACTGGGCGTAACAAAAACAACGTTGAGGACAGATGGTAAATTtgaaataagcacattttattaaaatcccGTGAACAACGAGTGAAAACCTGTAACAACAaagtacacaaaataaacaagtgctggggttagcggacctgctgaaagaaataaaccaaaacatacCCGAAACCCACAGAGCGCAAACCATGATGTGACTGCAACTCAGCGAGAaacctaaaaccaaataaaagtcagcagatccataaactaaagtgaccgtcatcacaaacaaaaacacactaaCCGGGCAGCTGTGGCCAGTTTTATCACTGATTAGTGAATTTAGAGCGCTGCCTGGAATGATGGCCGTAACACTGTGTACGCAGAGTAAAAATGTTGACCCTGAAGAGCCGTTTCTGACAAATATACCAACTGTAAGATCAGATATAAAAATGAGCCCATCTACGGGCTGAGGAGGAAGGcttatgaggaggaggaggagggcgtAGTAATAATTTCACTTCAGTGTGATCTTCACGCAGTCGGCAGGAAGACAGCATGGAGGCCACAGCTCTCTGCACCAGGCTGTGTGAGTTCTGCTAGCAGATTATCTACTAATTCATTCAGTTCTGGgactcattttaaagaaaagcatATTAACtatatttgtttatgtaaagTTTCTGTGACAGCTGAGGCACTTGTGATGGTAGCAAATATGCTCATATTTCTTTAAAGACCTGGTATGAGGTgttcctttatttttcatagataattataagttattttttcatgtattcTGGTCATGATGGAACTTTTACCcacttcatttgtttgtttgtacgTCTTTATGTAATAAACGTTTCTGCTGTGTGATCTGAAGACTGTGATATTTAATTGCCCTCTAGGGACAAATAAGGTTGCCTGAATCTTaattatgaaataaataaaaacagttaacactagaagtcccaggaattttgatgtctccctaaagtcccagagaagggtcgaaagacctttagtccaaactgacgactctgctggcaaaaattagcatctcttcatttgtaaatgcagccattacctgaggaatgcacccattgcatccagcccctccttgttaccttgaaacgtctggtaaattctgtggcagtgggggatggtgggctgagggggataaatagtagctagcttcacctcgaacaaatagaaggaagcaaaatgcagaggcggcttacaactcagcaggcattggacctgatcctcagcgatacaaacccttgtgactcagatggagaagagatacaaattcagctggattcggactctgactctgagcagtcttcaggtaagatttgaaactattattgaactttttggtatgacaaatttctttctttctgctttgtcctgtactgtgagttgcaacactggaatttctccattttggtacaaataaaggatttttttaatcttatttccaaaacatcctattttcgtcctctgaaattgtgaaattgtttaccttgcagatgatgagactgctccactgccagaaaagagggctcggttgggaagtgagaggacagagatggctaaagatggcacagtgtggcatgaagaacagctggggacatgtctcaatttcaccccaatagaaccatacggcacagatggagagccaactgctaaggccagaagaagtatccggactcgtcttcaaagcttcttctgttttataacacttgaaatgcttcgtagcattcaagaatggaccattcagcatgcacggcaaaaggagcaggcagattggttcatgaacctcccagaactaatggcatttattgcaattattatcttgcggggggtgaagaaagttccatcactacgtgacaattggtcagcagagctgggaaacccacgaatcattgctactatggcccgaaagcgcttccaaaacatcatgcaacacctacgctttgataacatgttcacacgcagtgagcgagtggagacaaataagtttgctgcaatttctaatctgtgggaatcttttgtcaataactgcatcagatcttataaccctggttgacacatcactattgatcaacagcttttcccgacaaagactcgctgcagttttctgcagtacattgcaacaaaaccggacaaatttggcattaagttttggctggcttgtgacttgaaatcaaagtacatttgcaatatcctgccatatcttggcaaggaccccagtcgtcccagtggagagagactctctgagagtgtagtgatgaggctgatggagccgttcatggataagggcagaactgtaacaacagacaatttttttacatcgctgtcccttgcgcaacgactgcttagccgg includes these proteins:
- the LOC121640308 gene encoding butyrophilin subfamily 3 member A2-like, whose protein sequence is MVGGDVVLPCHLKHPTDTGQVTVEWRRPDLTPRFVYVWHNMKEYLSDQNTAFKGRTSLSIDKMKQGDVSLKLSDLRYSDNGRYRCYISNERRENFVDLIVGAASSPGISLAGLDQSSSRVVLQCQSAGWNPEPELFWLDDEENLLSAGPAETVRGPDGLFTVSSRVTVEKRHNNSFMCRVQQKNINQTRETHIHVPDDFFYVPFDCTASISFNVVFCILAVLGLAAFIWKRRQSRSLKKKPDEQQQLLEELNRKKLAESRSKLEQGLRSLEQAIDALVDIKDELEKQSKKLIEQRNQAEKEAEENEMKIKAVDDEVKQKDGDKIVNKAQGYIKLKEIMLEGKHKLEEKMKDQQEFQVNTEILVKKACDVCKSMTEMKKELESVVDKIKKQMEEMETSS